One Malus domestica chromosome 11, GDT2T_hap1 genomic region harbors:
- the LOC103407263 gene encoding translocation protein sec62-like, translating to MKKAGGAEKKRVRRSSGAIQNGGRDSSSDTPPRKQATQKDVFQLFAEKVRDNKDLVSRWAVLQETRVEYFRGKDFVCFLRNHPEVKDILESDRNLEAEDIADALLGKNLLVRCDRVVKTLRPGKRKLSTWPAHLEIFPDQVFSENDAFFAWTFVKRRPLWQTLLSFFWPVVTLAICLFPVYPHRCKLLILYSCLGVLLLFLSLLVMRGAIFGVLYIVLGKRVWFFPNILAEEATLRELFRFWPKKDEEERPKWTTRVFYAAVAVLVILLLRHHAPDEAARARYQKRVSNIIDDVLEWSPRLALSGMMENMQTVVNSTEPSNATEEEVTLPDAMDAETFTVLYDAEVSENLENNDENVDSREENLDKSDEQKHDDI from the exons ATGAAGAAAGCAGGAGGGGCAGAGAAGAAAAGGGTGCGAAGGTCATCGGGCGCTATTCAAAACGGCGGCAGAGATTCCAGCTCCGATACTCCTCCCAGG AAACAAGCTACCCAGAAAGATGTGTTCCAGTTGTTTGCTGAGAAGGTGAGAGACAATAAGGATTTGGTGTCTAGGTGGGCTGTTCTACAGGAGACACGCGTGGAATATTTCAGGGGAAAGGATTTTGTATGCTTTTTGAGAAATCATCCTGAGGTCAAAGATATTCTAGAATCAGATAGAAATCTAGAAGCTGAAGATATTGCCGATGCTTTACTGGGAAAGAATCTTCTAGTACGCTGTGATCGTGTGGTGAAAACTCTTCGTCCTGGGAAGAGAAAGTTGTCTACATGGCCTGCACATTTGGAGATCTTTCCA GACCAAGTATTTTCTGAGAACGACGCCTTCTTTGCATGGACTTTTGTTAAACGGAGGCCTCTCTGGCAGACACTTCTCTCATTTTTCTGGCCAGTGGTTACATTGGCAATTTGTTTGTTTCCTGTATATCCCCATCGGTGCAAGCTTCTAATACTCTACTCATGTCTCGGTGTCCTCCTACTTTTTCTTTCTCTACTAGTTA TGAGAGGTGCAATATTTGGAGTGCTATATATTGTTCTGGGAAAGCGAGTTTGGTTTTTCCCGAACATTCTCGCTGAGGAAGCTACTTTGAGAGAACTATTCCGTTTCTGGCCAAAGAAGGATGAAGAGGAGCGACCAAAGTGGACAACAAGGGTTTTCTATGCAGCAGTTGCAGTTCTGGTCATATTGCTGCTGAGGCACCATGCTCCTGATGAAGCTGCTAGAGCCAG GTACCAGAAACGTGTATCTAACATTATCGACGATGTTCTCGAGTGGTCTCCAAGATTGGCGCTTTCTGGGATGATGGAGAATATGCAAACTGTGGTTAACTCGACGGAGCCAAGTAATGCAACTGAGGAAGAGGTGACGCTGCCTGACGCCATGGATGCAGAAACTTTCACGGTGCTGTACGATGCAGAAGTTAGTGAAAATCTAGAGAACAACGACGAAAACGTAGACAGTAGAGAAGAAAACCTAGACAAGAGTGATGAACAGAAACATGATGACATATAA
- the LOC103407545 gene encoding nuclear transcription factor Y subunit A-1-like, producing the protein MQPKNEAENRPHAHPIPPSSVYSEPWWCSAGHNPISPTGTGRNASNSSLLECPNGGSESNDGQSLSNDETNEDDDDATKDSHITSPRSAGNYGQDHRNVKHAGSGVPTVRDDCLAQPPQLELVGHSIACASNPYQDPYYGGMMAAYGHQPLGYPPFLGMPHARMPLPLEMAQEPVYVNAKQYQGILRRRQARAKAELERKLIKVRKPYLHESRHQHAMRRARGTGGRFAKKTNGDTSNSTRQEKGRGSGPVHSSQSGSSSGSEPFHSDSAETWNSPNSQREARGSQVHDAYSAHNYTNGSGCYQPHGGLQASMYPSCSGKRGEEGDWKGQQRGNISSNQASQRRLAIQ; encoded by the exons ATGCAGCCAAAAAACGAAGCTGAAAATCGACCACATGCTCATCCCATCCCACCAAGCAGTGTTTATTCAGAACCGTGGTGGTGCAGTGCTGGGCATAATCCCATCTCCCCAACGGGGACAGGGAGGAATGCATCCAACTCATCTTTGTTAGAATGCCCAAATGGTGGGTCAGAGTCTAATGATGGTCAATCTTTGTCCAATGATGAGAcaaatgaagatgatgatgatgctaCCAAAGATTCACATATTACATCTCCAAGATCAG CTGGAAATTATGGGCAAGATCACCGCAATGTAAAGCACGCTGGATCGGGTGTACCTACAGTGCGCGATGATTGCCTTGCACAACCACCACAGCTTGAACTTGTGGGTCACTCGATT GCTTGTGCTTCAAATCCTTATCAGGATCCTTATTATGGTGGAATGATGGCAGCTTATGGACATCAGCCTTTG GGATATCCTCCTTTTCTTGGAATGCCACATGCGAGAATGCCATTGCCTCTTGAGATGGCACAGGAGCCTGTGTATGTAAATGCAAAACAATACCAAGGGATTCTAAGGCGAAGACAGGCACGTGCAAAAGCAGAACTAGAAAGGAAGCTAATAAAAGTCAGGAAG CCATATCTTCATGAATCACGGCATCAACATGCTATGAGAAGGGCGAGAGGTACTGGAGGacgttttgcaaagaaaactaatgGTGATACTTCAAACAGCACTAGACAAGAAAAGGGCAGAGGCTCTGGTCCAGTGCACTCATCACAATCCGGCAGTTCATCGGGCTCAGAACCCTTTCACTCGGATTCTGCTGAAACATGGAATTCCCCCAATAGTCAACGGGAAGCAAGAGGTTCCCAAGTGCACGATGCGTATTCGGCTCATAATTATACAAATGGTAGTGGCTGCTACCAGCCCCATGGTGGTTTGCAGGCTTCAATGTATCCTTCATGCTCGGGCAAGAGAGGGGAAGAAGGAGATTGGAAAGGCCAGCAACGAGGCAACATATCTTCGAACCAGGCCTCACAGAGGCGTCTTGCCATTCAGTGA
- the LOC139189504 gene encoding uncharacterized protein, protein MIQSSPYYPQSNGQAESSNKILVNIIKIMVTNSPEKWHEKLGNTLWAYRTSKRVGTGTTPYALTFGQDVVLPMEINVSSVRIQNQFGLHSEEYIEAMCQGIEDLDVARIEALNQIQEGKKVIARAYNKRVKIKSFKEGDLVWKTVIPLGAQLRGFGKWSLTWEGSFMISRVLDKGGYYLADLE, encoded by the coding sequence atgatccagtccaGTCCTTACTACCCACAGTCAAATGGCCAGGCAGAATCCAGCAACAAGATTTTGGTAAACATTATCAAAATAATGGTGACAAATAGTCCGGAAAAGTGGCATGAAAAGCTGGGGaatactttgtgggcatacCGAACATCTAAGAGGGTAGGAACAGGaacaactccttatgctttaactttcgggcaagatgtAGTTCTTCCCATGGAAATCAATGTAAGTTCtgtcagaattcaaaatcaattcgGGTTACACAGTGAAGAGTATATAGAAGCTATGTGTCAAGGGATTGAAGACTTAGAtgtagcccgaattgaagccttgaaccagattcaggaaggaaagaaagttattgcccgagcttataacaaaagGGTAAAGATAAAGTCTTTCAAGGAAGGAGATTTAGTGTGGAAGACAGTCATCCCTCTAGGAGCTCAGCTTAGGGGCTTTGGAAAGTGGAGCCTAACATGGGAAGGTTCTTTCATGATTAGTCGAGTATTAGACAAGGGAGGATACTACTTGGCGGACCTCGAATGA
- the LOC139189505 gene encoding uncharacterized protein yields the protein MAVRSLIKRLLVYGKGRRQERELLDKEEQEWQLGASTSQDESREESCREELERAIQMAECIYDLDGPDDLPESLELVEFLCAKHDKPPPEVQDLLEVIDLGTEEDPRPIQISGLLETNDRTKIICLLQEFKDCFAWHYTEMLGLDSTLVEHRMPINEGYKPIKQAPRKMSNEIEEKVKEEIERLVKAGFIRPAKNVEWLANIVPVLKAITKAVRCCIDYRNINGATPKDEYLMPMADLSIDAVAKLRKIYIKQLLGVPVYIDDIVVKSKTEKQHLINLRQALTKMKIHKLKMNPKKCAFGVRAGNFLGFLVHQRGVEVDKNKSRAIMESPPPTNKVQLQRLLVLVPPQRGKPLKLYISASEKSIGSLLAQNNEGGKEQTVYYLSIILTELYFDGSYTQKASGAGIVIVNPQGVYHYYSFLLDYQGNTNNRAEYEALIIGLEILMDLGAVEVEVFGDSELVINQLNEEFKCRHITMAGYYLAAMQLLSYWDSKISVNHVPR from the exons ATGGCAGTCAGGTCCCTGATTAAAAGAttgttggtgtatgggaaaggAAGAAGGCAAGAAAGGGAGCTCTTAGACAAAGAAGAGCAGGAATGGCAGCTAGGAGCTTCGACCAGCCAGGATGAAAGCAGGGAGGAATCTTGTAGAGAAGAATTGGAGAGGGCCATACAAATGGCCGAGTGCATATATGACCTAGATGGGCCAGACGACTTGCCCGAGAGCTTAGAGTTAGTTGAATTTTTATGTGCAAAACATGATAAGCCACCACCAGAAGTTCAGGATCTTTTAGAAGTTATTGATCTAGGGACAGAGGAAGATCCAAGACCAATACAAATCAGTGGTTTATTAGAGACTAATGATCGGACAAAGATTATCTGTCTTTTgcaagaatttaaagattgttttgcttggcattatactGAGATGCTAGGTTTAGATTCAACCTTGGTGGAACACAGAATGCCCATCAATGAGGGATATAAACCTATTAAGCAAGCACCGCGAAAGATGTCAAATGAGATAGAAGagaaggtcaaagaagagattgagaggCTAGTAAAAGCTGGATTTATCAGACCAGCCAAAAATGTAGAATGgttagccaacattgtacccgttttaaaagccataacaaaagcagtacgatgtTGCATTGATTATAGAAATATTAATGGCGCCACACCAAAAGATGAATATCTCATGCCTATGGCTGAtctatccatagatgcagtagcaaaacttaggaagatatacataaaacagcttttaggtgtcccg GTGTATATTGATGATATCGTGGTGAAATCCAAAACAGAAAAGCAGCATCTGATAAACCTCAGGCAAGCATTGACAAAAATGAAGATCCATAAactgaagatgaatccaaagaagtgcgcATTTGGAGTAAGAGCGGGCAACTTCTTAGGATTCTTGGTGCATCAAAGAGGCGTAGAAGTGGACAAAAACAAATctcgggcaataatggagtcgCCCCCACCCACCAACAAAGTGCAACTTCAGAGGCTACTAG tgttggtgccacctcaaaggggaaaacccttaAAGCTGTATATCTCTGCTTCAGAAAAATCAATCGGAAGTTTGCTAGCTCAAAACAATGAAGGCGGGAAAGAGCAGACGGTGTACTACCTCAGTATTATTTTGAcagag ctgtattttgatggttcctACACTCAGAAGGCTTCTGGAGCTGGGATTGTAATTGTGAACCCTCAAGGAGTTTATCATTATTACTCATTTCTCCTAGATTACCAAGGGAATACCAataatcgggcagagtatgaagccttaataattggtttggaaatcttgatggatctAGGTGCAGTGGAGGTAGAGGTCTTTGGTGATTCAGAGTTAGTAATAAACCAGCTAAATGAGgagttcaagtgcagacatatcactatggcggggtattacttggcggcCATGCAATTGCTGAGTTATTGGGATTCTAAGATatcagttaatcatgttcccagATGA